A genomic segment from Pirellulales bacterium encodes:
- a CDS encoding polyprenol monophosphomannose synthase — MASVVPKQPVAQAPVDEPRAPSGKTLVMCATYNEIENLPQLIAEIFAAAPQVDFLAIDDNSPDGTGQWCDAQAAADRRIHCLHRTGKQGLGTAIVAGMQYAMQHGYDYVLNMDGDFSHHPRYLPAMLAGMEGKHLPRPLGEGRGKGAVPVDVMIGSRYIPGGGTVGWPLKRKLMSRAVNLYARWMLWLMPKDVSGGYRCYRVAKLRELPFDQIRSRGYSFQEEVLWLLRRRRARFGETPILFADRERGQSKINRGEAWEALRIILQLGLANLCGRSA; from the coding sequence ATGGCATCGGTAGTTCCAAAGCAGCCTGTTGCGCAAGCCCCTGTCGATGAGCCGCGTGCGCCGTCTGGCAAAACGCTGGTGATGTGCGCCACTTATAACGAGATTGAAAACTTGCCGCAGTTGATCGCGGAAATTTTCGCGGCCGCTCCGCAGGTCGATTTTTTGGCCATTGACGACAACTCCCCGGACGGCACCGGCCAATGGTGCGATGCCCAGGCCGCCGCCGATCGCCGCATTCACTGCCTGCACCGGACCGGCAAACAGGGCCTGGGAACCGCGATTGTCGCCGGCATGCAGTACGCCATGCAGCACGGCTACGATTACGTGCTGAACATGGATGGCGATTTCAGCCACCACCCGCGCTACTTGCCAGCCATGCTGGCCGGCATGGAAGGAAAGCATCTTCCTCGCCCTTTGGGAGAGGGTCGGGGTAAGGGTGCTGTGCCCGTCGATGTGATGATTGGCTCGCGCTACATTCCCGGCGGCGGCACGGTCGGCTGGCCGCTGAAGCGGAAGCTGATGAGTCGGGCTGTCAATTTATACGCACGGTGGATGCTCTGGCTTATGCCCAAAGACGTCAGCGGCGGTTATCGCTGTTATCGTGTGGCGAAGCTGCGGGAGTTGCCCTTCGATCAAATTCGTTCCCGCGGTTATTCATTTCAGGAGGAAGTGCTTTGGCTGTTGCGCCGCCGCCGGGCGCGCTTCGGCGAAACGCCCATTTTGTTTGCCGATCGTGAACGCGGCCAATCGAAAATCAACCGCGGCGAAGCCTGGGAAGCGCTGCGGATTATTTTACAGCTGGGTCTGGCGAACCTCTGCGGCCGTTCAGCGTGA
- a CDS encoding autotransporter-associated beta strand repeat-containing protein, translated as MYSVVDRQCWLKYVLRRAEGASPRGLKLSWAVAYLAAGFLSVAASGALAVTPTVNGWDLPEGGSWNSVVNWENGHTPTILEDATIGQPATQPSSPASVTLDANQTAYGLTLDPGSGKTIHVNSGAALTNSLTLLSADPATADGVTKFVSINVKSGSGNAITAPLVLGNGVSGSLAAVINSLDSTFTISGGISQSPLGQTWGVQIVGNSQGIVDFTTTPEIYGGDTTIGNGGILKLDLNNVLPSGSTAGNVVLQGNGLLQIGAATAETINGLSATSTTAVVTNSSGQFATTLMLGGNNATAAFAGSITNPTNAGTLSILKTGTGTQTLSGTDSYRGTTTISGGTLLVDGTHNSAGSYIVTTSAAVLGGIGTINLANANQIVTVSSGILAAGDNGSGVLNINGSLTFATTGRLVAELGGTTPGDGAGFYDQVDAGKVTLQTARLSVSLVNGFLPAFHDVFYILTRSDAGIFQENQPFDAINEGTTISLGNGITGKVTYHANWTGNQATSTLTGGNDVAIYDILVPEPSGATLLGLAMLALFAVRKHRA; from the coding sequence ATGTATTCAGTGGTTGATCGGCAGTGTTGGCTGAAATACGTTTTGCGGCGAGCGGAAGGCGCGTCGCCTAGGGGACTGAAATTGTCTTGGGCCGTAGCCTATTTGGCCGCCGGTTTTTTATCTGTCGCTGCATCAGGCGCATTGGCGGTCACTCCGACGGTAAATGGCTGGGATCTTCCAGAAGGTGGTAGTTGGAACAGTGTGGTCAATTGGGAAAACGGACACACGCCAACCATTTTGGAAGATGCCACGATTGGCCAACCCGCCACGCAGCCCAGTTCGCCGGCATCCGTGACATTGGATGCGAATCAAACGGCATACGGATTAACGCTGGATCCCGGGAGCGGCAAAACCATTCACGTCAATTCGGGCGCCGCATTAACCAACAGCCTGACGTTGCTTAGCGCCGACCCGGCCACCGCCGACGGCGTCACGAAGTTTGTGTCGATCAACGTGAAATCCGGTAGTGGCAATGCGATTACCGCCCCACTGGTTTTGGGCAACGGTGTGAGCGGATCGCTGGCGGCGGTGATCAATAGTTTGGATTCGACGTTTACGATTAGCGGGGGAATCTCGCAGTCGCCGCTGGGACAAACCTGGGGCGTGCAAATTGTGGGCAACAGTCAAGGCATCGTTGACTTTACCACCACCCCGGAAATCTACGGCGGCGATACCACGATTGGAAATGGCGGGATTCTCAAGCTTGATTTGAACAACGTGCTTCCCAGCGGCAGCACCGCCGGCAATGTGGTTTTGCAAGGCAATGGGTTGTTGCAGATTGGTGCGGCCACGGCCGAAACCATTAACGGGCTATCCGCCACTTCCACAACGGCCGTCGTGACGAATTCATCGGGACAATTTGCTACGACGTTGATGCTGGGCGGCAACAACGCCACGGCCGCATTTGCCGGGTCAATTACGAATCCCACCAATGCGGGCACATTGAGCATCTTGAAAACGGGCACCGGCACACAAACGCTGTCGGGCACGGACAGCTATCGCGGCACGACGACCATTTCCGGGGGCACGCTGCTGGTCGATGGCACGCACAACTCGGCGGGCAGCTACATTGTGACCACCAGCGCCGCCGTGTTAGGTGGCATTGGCACAATTAATTTGGCCAATGCTAATCAGATAGTCACCGTCAGCTCCGGCATATTGGCGGCCGGCGACAACGGTTCGGGCGTATTGAATATCAACGGATCGTTGACGTTTGCCACAACCGGACGGCTGGTCGCGGAATTGGGTGGCACAACACCCGGCGATGGCGCGGGGTTTTACGATCAGGTCGACGCCGGCAAAGTAACCTTGCAAACGGCGCGGCTGAGTGTGAGCTTGGTGAACGGCTTTCTGCCCGCTTTCCATGACGTGTTTTACATTTTGACACGGTCGGACGCAGGTATATTTCAAGAGAATCAGCCGTTTGACGCCATCAACGAAGGCACGACCATCAGCCTCGGCAATGGGATTACGGGAAAGGTCACCTATCACGCGAATTGGACCGGCAACCAGGCCACCAGCACACTGACCGGCGGCAACGACGTGGCGATTTACGACATCTTGGTTCCCGAGCCATCCGGAGCAACTTTGCTGGGTCTGGCAATGCTCGCGCTGTTTGCGGTTCGGAAGCACCGAGCGTGA
- a CDS encoding RNA polymerase sigma factor has product MKRILAGNREACAELIGQYHAPIYRLLVHLCRDAHLAEDLAQESFLAAWAKIGSFNAASSLNTWLHTIAYRKFVDNHRRQERAVAAHSDTPLEQVQSNTPNPYDSAMFNDQSRRLYQALDGLAPAERDAVILHYLQDLSYEEMAAVLGQPSGTIKWRTHQALENLRSILTGKRNSLEP; this is encoded by the coding sequence GTGAAGCGCATCCTAGCGGGCAACCGCGAGGCATGCGCTGAATTGATTGGGCAATACCATGCGCCCATCTATCGGCTGTTGGTCCATCTGTGCCGCGATGCCCACCTGGCCGAAGACTTGGCCCAAGAAAGCTTTCTGGCGGCCTGGGCGAAAATCGGCAGCTTCAACGCCGCCAGCTCGCTCAACACTTGGTTGCACACCATTGCCTACCGTAAATTCGTCGACAACCATCGCCGCCAGGAGCGCGCGGTCGCCGCGCACTCCGACACGCCACTGGAACAGGTACAATCCAACACACCAAATCCCTATGACAGTGCGATGTTCAACGATCAAAGCCGCCGGCTGTATCAAGCGCTCGATGGTCTGGCGCCGGCCGAGCGCGATGCGGTCATTCTGCACTACTTGCAGGACCTAAGTTACGAAGAAATGGCCGCGGTCCTCGGCCAACCCAGCGGCACGATAAAGTGGCGCACCCACCAGGCATTGGAAAATTTGCGAAGCATTTTAACCGGCAAACGAAATTCACTCGAACCATGA
- a CDS encoding tetratricopeptide repeat protein produces the protein MSQAVPPSPQPDLHQRPLESLEEQLRALPPPTVPAALPAKLIAALPATAATATFAAGSAKLWLWLVGIGAAVVLLAALMITGLTHSGSNAPPEPKPAAANSAATANSTLVPAAVSKTIENYQQAVTVDPYNADAWFNLAKAQAAAQLSADAISSAKKAIDIAHSRNQTTFVSTIEAWLRSYRATLPGQSAK, from the coding sequence ATGAGCCAGGCCGTGCCCCCCTCGCCGCAGCCCGATCTACACCAGCGTCCTCTGGAATCACTGGAGGAGCAATTGCGCGCACTGCCGCCTCCCACGGTGCCCGCGGCACTGCCTGCCAAGCTCATCGCCGCCCTGCCTGCCACGGCGGCCACGGCCACTTTCGCCGCTGGCTCAGCCAAACTTTGGCTTTGGCTCGTCGGCATTGGCGCGGCAGTCGTGTTGTTAGCGGCATTGATGATTACTGGGCTGACGCATTCCGGTTCCAACGCTCCGCCAGAACCCAAACCCGCCGCCGCTAATTCAGCCGCCACAGCGAATTCAACGCTGGTCCCCGCTGCAGTTTCTAAAACAATCGAAAATTACCAGCAGGCCGTGACCGTCGATCCCTACAACGCCGATGCCTGGTTCAATCTGGCCAAAGCGCAGGCTGCGGCACAGCTTTCCGCCGATGCCATTTCGTCGGCCAAAAAGGCCATCGACATTGCCCATTCCCGTAACCAAACAACATTCGTTAGCACTATCGAAGCGTGGCTCCGATCCTATCGTGCCACATTGCCGGGGCAATCTGCAAAATAA
- a CDS encoding DUF1559 domain-containing protein, which produces MPAFTRHHRACYRAATFHRLPRAFTLVELLVVIAVIGILIAMLLPAVQSAREAARNVECKNHLKQIGLAWENHHTAQKFYPTGGWGSNWAGDPDQGFDKHQPGGWAYNILPYLEERYIHDVGKAMRYGGTPDKKDALSAAAQSVAAIFLCPSRRPQASLFAFTQQANSYANINLRNVSTVWRGDYCANAGDQAFNGELASPPTANQIDDSQFPFDRTDNPALRGYSNGVSYYQSTISLRQITDGASHKYMVGEKFLYTDKYFTGDDPGDNAWLWTGWDDDLYRTAGINYHGSTGPSPSTPSPIPPQADMPSTHADPTTKTYEADMWGSPHPTAFNMVFCDGSVHSLPYGIDLLTHRRLHNRASGYSDSPPE; this is translated from the coding sequence ATGCCAGCCTTCACACGCCATCATCGCGCTTGTTATCGTGCAGCGACATTCCACCGCCTGCCCAGAGCATTTACGCTGGTGGAATTGCTCGTCGTCATTGCCGTCATCGGCATTTTAATTGCAATGCTGCTGCCGGCGGTGCAATCGGCGCGCGAAGCGGCTCGGAATGTCGAATGTAAAAATCACCTCAAGCAAATTGGTCTGGCCTGGGAAAACCATCATACGGCTCAAAAGTTTTACCCGACCGGCGGCTGGGGATCGAACTGGGCCGGCGATCCCGATCAAGGCTTCGATAAGCACCAACCCGGCGGTTGGGCATACAATATCTTGCCTTATCTGGAAGAACGTTACATTCATGACGTGGGCAAAGCCATGCGCTATGGCGGCACGCCCGACAAAAAAGACGCTCTGTCCGCAGCGGCCCAATCCGTGGCCGCAATTTTTCTGTGCCCTTCGCGCCGGCCGCAAGCCAGCCTGTTTGCGTTCACCCAGCAAGCAAATTCTTACGCCAACATCAACCTCCGCAATGTGTCGACCGTTTGGCGCGGTGATTACTGCGCCAACGCGGGCGATCAGGCCTTTAATGGTGAATTGGCCAGCCCCCCCACCGCCAATCAAATTGACGATTCGCAGTTCCCTTTCGATCGCACCGATAATCCCGCGCTGCGCGGCTATTCCAACGGCGTATCGTACTATCAAAGCACGATTTCGCTGCGGCAAATCACCGATGGCGCTTCGCACAAATACATGGTGGGCGAAAAATTCCTCTACACCGATAAATATTTCACCGGTGACGATCCTGGCGACAACGCTTGGCTGTGGACCGGATGGGATGATGATCTGTATCGCACCGCTGGCATCAATTACCACGGCAGCACAGGGCCCAGCCCTAGCACGCCCTCCCCCATTCCGCCGCAGGCCGATATGCCTTCCACGCACGCCGATCCAACCACAAAAACTTATGAAGCCGACATGTGGGGCAGCCCGCATCCGACCGCCTTCAACATGGTGTTTTGCGATGGTTCGGTTCACTCACTCCCCTACGGCATCGATTTGCTCACCCACCGCCGCCTGCACAACCGTGCCTCGGGATATTCGGACTCTCCACCCGAGTGA
- a CDS encoding NAD(P)/FAD-dependent oxidoreductase codes for MPEHHPLAADSNWQVVVIGAGAAGLVAAERAASRGLKTLLLERNRKPGVKILMSGGTRCNLTQNTDCRGIVAAYGPPGRFLHSALAALGPQELVALVEGEGVPTKIEETGKIFPVSDKATDVLQAFMERLHRSGCELALEESLIELERIENSSAEHCFRLSTSKRTLTAGRVIITTGGQSYPGSGTTGDGYHWAAAFGHTIVPPRPALVPITTSAPWVRKLSGITIPDVALRLLEPDPNQSSPKQKILDIRRGSLLFTHFGLSGPVVLDISRHVSGHPQPQTLQLECDFLPDIKLHELDHQLHQQAVSEGKKQLLSLVPEVLPRRLAEVLLQEVSLPADKKAGELSNANRAALLRALKQLPISVTGTRGFAKAEVTAGGVRLDEIDSSTLESKLVPGLYFAGEVLDLDGPIGGYNFQAAFSTGWLAGMSV; via the coding sequence GTGCCTGAACATCATCCACTTGCCGCCGATTCGAATTGGCAGGTGGTGGTCATTGGCGCCGGCGCTGCCGGACTGGTGGCGGCGGAACGGGCGGCTTCGCGCGGGCTGAAAACCCTGCTGCTCGAGCGAAATCGCAAGCCGGGCGTAAAAATTTTGATGTCCGGCGGCACGCGCTGCAACCTCACACAAAATACGGACTGCCGGGGCATTGTGGCCGCTTACGGTCCGCCCGGCCGCTTTTTGCACTCGGCCCTGGCGGCACTGGGCCCGCAAGAGTTGGTGGCCTTGGTCGAAGGCGAAGGCGTACCGACGAAAATCGAAGAAACCGGCAAGATTTTCCCGGTCAGCGATAAAGCCACGGACGTGCTGCAGGCATTCATGGAGCGATTGCACCGCAGCGGCTGCGAGCTGGCGCTGGAAGAATCGCTGATCGAACTGGAGCGAATCGAAAACTCAAGCGCCGAACACTGCTTTCGCCTGTCAACCTCTAAACGCACTTTGACCGCCGGCCGCGTCATCATCACCACCGGCGGACAATCGTATCCCGGCAGCGGCACCACCGGCGACGGTTACCATTGGGCCGCGGCTTTCGGCCACACGATTGTTCCGCCCCGGCCGGCGCTGGTGCCCATCACCACTTCCGCACCCTGGGTACGCAAACTTTCGGGCATCACCATTCCCGACGTGGCGCTACGTTTGTTGGAACCCGATCCGAACCAATCCAGTCCTAAACAAAAAATTTTGGACATCCGCCGCGGATCGCTATTGTTCACCCATTTTGGATTGTCCGGCCCGGTGGTGCTCGACATCAGCCGCCACGTCAGCGGCCACCCGCAGCCGCAAACTTTGCAACTGGAGTGCGATTTTCTGCCCGACATTAAATTGCATGAGTTAGATCATCAGCTTCACCAGCAAGCTGTCAGCGAAGGCAAGAAGCAACTTCTTTCGCTAGTGCCGGAAGTTTTGCCGCGCCGTTTAGCGGAAGTGTTGCTGCAGGAGGTCAGCCTGCCCGCCGACAAAAAAGCAGGTGAACTCAGCAACGCCAACCGCGCCGCCCTGCTCCGCGCACTCAAGCAACTGCCAATTTCGGTCACCGGCACGCGCGGCTTCGCCAAGGCGGAAGTCACCGCCGGCGGCGTGCGGCTGGATGAAATCGATTCCAGCACGCTCGAAAGCAAGCTTGTGCCCGGCCTGTATTTTGCCGGCGAAGTGCTCGACCTGGACGGCCCCATCGGCGGCTACAATTTCCAGGCCGCCTTCAGCACCGGCTGGCTAGCGGGCATGAGTGTGTGA
- a CDS encoding GDSL-type esterase/lipase family protein, translating to MKLLHRRVLLLALPISLVLLNSRFASAADDSGTATATEPAKNTAVAPVIHSGTQSRIDKISQRAKEGDVDLLFVGDSITQGWETRGKDVWEKYYGNRKAMNDGISGDCTQHVLYRHEQGNIDGIHPKLAVIMIGTNNAPGSENTAEQIADGVKAIVEQMRQKLPDAKILLMGIFPRGATSDAQLEGVVTQNGKRTVDPADMPARIAAAKEVTKVQRKKIADANAIISKLADGKLIFYIDIGDKFLEADGTLPDDIMPDHLHPNAKGYEIWAAAIEPKVSEVLGEKK from the coding sequence ATGAAATTGCTGCACCGCCGTGTGTTGTTGCTGGCACTGCCGATCTCGCTGGTTTTGTTAAACAGCCGTTTCGCCTCGGCCGCCGACGATTCCGGCACGGCCACCGCCACCGAACCGGCGAAAAATACCGCCGTGGCGCCGGTGATTCATTCGGGAACACAATCGCGAATCGATAAAATCAGCCAGCGCGCCAAAGAAGGGGATGTTGATTTGCTGTTCGTGGGCGATTCCATCACGCAGGGTTGGGAAACGCGCGGCAAGGACGTGTGGGAAAAGTATTACGGCAATCGCAAGGCCATGAACGACGGCATTAGCGGTGACTGCACGCAGCATGTCTTGTATCGGCACGAGCAAGGCAACATCGACGGCATTCATCCCAAACTCGCCGTCATTATGATTGGCACCAATAACGCACCGGGGAGCGAAAATACTGCTGAGCAAATTGCCGACGGCGTGAAGGCCATTGTGGAGCAAATGCGACAAAAGCTGCCCGACGCCAAAATTCTGTTGATGGGAATCTTCCCCCGCGGCGCCACCTCTGATGCCCAATTGGAAGGCGTGGTAACGCAAAACGGCAAGCGCACGGTAGATCCGGCGGACATGCCGGCGCGAATTGCCGCCGCCAAGGAAGTCACCAAAGTGCAGCGGAAGAAAATCGCCGACGCCAACGCCATCATTTCCAAGCTGGCCGACGGCAAATTGATTTTTTACATCGACATCGGCGATAAATTTTTAGAAGCGGACGGCACGTTGCCCGACGACATTATGCCCGACCATTTGCATCCCAATGCTAAGGGCTACGAAATTTGGGCCGCGGCGATTGAACCCAAAGTGTCGGAAGTGTTGGGCGAGAAGAAGTGA
- a CDS encoding DUF6807 family protein, whose product MRCMPVGFVRTWRWIAVVVFLHAAAITAEAATNSISLSIAAGDHNRLNTPVCVELAVDSALKNATWAMLSDGAGHTLVGQVTPPSLLAAPGSAKGDTVRRELHFILPDLKSGQTANYTATLSEAPPSDVEHATVFRWEDTAGDHDDLLFGSRPVIRYMYQKLDESSTDARMATFKPYHHVFDPETGTQLLTKGAEGAHDEWPHHHGVFYGFREVTYDGGKKCDIWHCPAAFQEHAAFLSTAAGPVLGRQLMEINWVAEPSKGDALNHHPATPDAPNATFAKEKREVTVYNIPGGTLLEFASSLNAILPPVHLDGDPQHSGFHFRANNEVMQKTKGETYFLRPDGQGPLTVHEGKGATGDETRNWDPKSKNPDPRTINMPWDAMSVMIGGKRYTVAYLDNSHNPKPSRGSEREYGRIGNYFVADLTNEERPLDVDYRLWIQSGEMNIPQCTALDEDFNDPPVVTVK is encoded by the coding sequence ATGCGTTGCATGCCGGTCGGTTTTGTGCGGACCTGGCGGTGGATTGCAGTCGTAGTTTTTTTACACGCTGCGGCAATCACCGCCGAGGCTGCCACCAATTCCATCAGCCTGTCGATTGCTGCCGGCGATCACAACCGCTTGAACACACCGGTCTGCGTGGAGTTGGCCGTCGATAGCGCGCTGAAAAACGCCACTTGGGCCATGCTCAGCGATGGCGCCGGCCACACCTTGGTGGGGCAAGTGACGCCGCCCAGCTTGCTGGCCGCGCCCGGGAGTGCCAAGGGAGACACGGTCCGCCGAGAGCTGCACTTCATTCTGCCCGATTTGAAGTCGGGCCAAACCGCCAACTATACCGCTACGTTGTCGGAAGCACCTCCATCGGATGTCGAACATGCGACGGTCTTCCGCTGGGAAGATACCGCCGGCGATCATGACGATTTGCTTTTCGGCTCTCGCCCCGTAATTCGCTACATGTATCAAAAGCTGGACGAAAGCTCCACTGATGCGCGGATGGCCACGTTCAAGCCGTACCATCATGTGTTCGATCCGGAAACCGGCACGCAGCTCCTCACCAAAGGCGCCGAAGGAGCCCATGACGAATGGCCGCATCATCACGGCGTGTTTTACGGCTTCCGGGAAGTCACGTACGATGGCGGCAAAAAATGCGATATTTGGCACTGCCCCGCCGCGTTTCAGGAGCATGCCGCATTTTTATCGACAGCCGCCGGCCCGGTGTTAGGTCGTCAGTTGATGGAAATCAATTGGGTCGCGGAGCCCAGCAAGGGAGATGCTCTCAACCATCACCCGGCCACGCCCGATGCTCCCAATGCCACCTTCGCCAAAGAAAAGCGCGAAGTCACCGTGTACAACATTCCCGGCGGCACGCTGTTGGAATTTGCTTCCAGCCTGAACGCCATTTTGCCCCCGGTGCATCTGGATGGCGATCCGCAACATTCCGGCTTCCACTTCCGCGCCAATAACGAAGTGATGCAAAAAACCAAAGGCGAAACCTATTTCCTGCGTCCCGACGGCCAAGGCCCGCTCACCGTGCACGAAGGCAAGGGAGCCACCGGCGATGAAACCCGCAATTGGGATCCCAAATCGAAAAATCCCGACCCACGCACCATCAACATGCCGTGGGATGCCATGAGCGTGATGATCGGCGGCAAGCGCTACACCGTGGCTTATTTGGATAACAGCCACAATCCCAAGCCTTCCCGCGGCAGCGAGCGCGAATACGGCCGCATCGGCAATTACTTTGTGGCCGATTTGACCAACGAAGAACGGCCGCTGGATGTCGATTATCGCCTCTGGATTCAATCCGGCGAAATGAACATTCCGCAGTGCACCGCGCTGGATGAAGACTTCAACGATCCGCCGGTGGTGACGGTTAAATAG
- the acs gene encoding acetate--CoA ligase gives MAQQAKAPSENLPSGQLDTVMQEARLFPPPPEFSAKARIKSLAEYEKLWNEAAADIENFWGNLASELHWFQPYTKVLEWNEPFAQWFVGGKTNASFNCLDAHLKSATRNKPALVWEGEPGEERTLTYAELHQEVCKFANALKKLGLQAGDVASIYMPMTPELAIAMLACARLGVVHSVIFGGFSSEAIADRNNDAQAKLIITADAGWRRGQQLPLKANVDAALTKCPTVKHCIVLRRVGNPITMQPGRDHWWHDLVSVASADCPATPLDSEAPLFILYTSGSTGKPKGIKHTTAGYNLFVKKTFEWVFDHRDNDVFWCTADCGWVTGHSYVVYGPLSAGATVFMYEGAPNWPDEGRFWRLIEKYSITVFYTAPTAIRAFIKWGDHWVDKCDLSSLRLLGTVGEGINPEAWIWYHNKIGRQRCPIVDTWWQTETGGIMMSPLPGAIPTKPGSCTKPLPGIIPDIVDHTGKSVPPGQGGWLVMTKPWPGMLRGIWGDDARYKEQYWSKVPYMYLAGDNARCDKDGYYWIMGRIDDVLNVAGHRLSTIEIESALVSHPAVAEAAAVGRPHELKGDAVAVFVVLKTGEASENLRNELKQHVRKEIGSLAVPDDVRFTATLPKTRSGKIMRRLLRDIAAGKETVGDTTTLEDYSVLAKLRGNEE, from the coding sequence ATGGCGCAACAGGCAAAGGCACCGTCTGAAAATCTTCCCTCCGGGCAGCTCGATACGGTGATGCAGGAAGCACGGCTCTTCCCGCCGCCGCCGGAATTTTCTGCGAAGGCCCGCATCAAATCATTGGCCGAGTACGAAAAACTCTGGAACGAAGCGGCCGCCGACATCGAAAATTTCTGGGGCAACTTGGCGAGCGAGCTTCATTGGTTCCAGCCCTATACCAAAGTGCTCGAGTGGAACGAGCCGTTCGCCCAATGGTTTGTCGGCGGGAAAACGAACGCTTCGTTCAATTGCTTGGATGCCCACCTGAAATCCGCCACGCGCAACAAGCCGGCCCTGGTTTGGGAAGGGGAGCCTGGCGAAGAGCGCACGCTCACCTATGCGGAACTTCATCAAGAAGTTTGCAAATTCGCCAATGCACTAAAAAAACTCGGCCTGCAAGCCGGCGACGTGGCTTCCATTTACATGCCCATGACGCCGGAACTGGCCATCGCCATGTTGGCCTGTGCTCGCCTCGGCGTGGTGCATTCGGTCATCTTCGGCGGCTTTTCCAGCGAAGCCATTGCCGATCGCAACAACGACGCCCAGGCCAAGCTCATCATCACTGCCGATGCCGGCTGGCGGCGCGGGCAGCAATTGCCGCTGAAGGCCAACGTCGATGCCGCGCTGACCAAATGTCCCACGGTCAAGCATTGCATTGTGCTGCGGCGCGTGGGCAACCCCATCACCATGCAGCCCGGCCGCGATCATTGGTGGCACGACTTAGTGTCCGTCGCTTCCGCCGATTGCCCGGCCACGCCGCTGGATAGCGAAGCGCCGCTTTTCATTCTGTACACCAGTGGCTCTACCGGCAAACCCAAGGGCATTAAGCACACCACGGCCGGCTACAATCTGTTCGTCAAAAAAACGTTCGAGTGGGTGTTCGATCACCGCGACAATGACGTGTTTTGGTGCACGGCAGATTGCGGTTGGGTCACCGGCCACAGTTACGTGGTGTACGGCCCACTTTCGGCCGGAGCCACCGTGTTCATGTACGAAGGGGCTCCTAATTGGCCCGACGAAGGCCGCTTTTGGCGGCTGATCGAAAAGTACAGCATCACCGTGTTTTACACCGCCCCGACGGCCATCCGCGCGTTCATCAAATGGGGTGATCACTGGGTCGACAAGTGCGATCTCTCCAGCCTCCGCCTCTTGGGCACGGTGGGCGAAGGAATCAATCCCGAGGCCTGGATCTGGTACCACAACAAAATTGGCCGCCAGCGCTGCCCCATTGTCGATACCTGGTGGCAGACCGAAACCGGCGGCATCATGATGAGCCCGTTACCCGGCGCCATTCCCACCAAGCCTGGCAGTTGCACCAAGCCGCTGCCGGGCATCATTCCCGACATTGTCGATCACACAGGAAAGTCGGTCCCCCCGGGCCAAGGCGGATGGCTGGTCATGACCAAGCCCTGGCCTGGCATGCTCCGCGGCATTTGGGGCGATGACGCTCGCTACAAGGAGCAGTACTGGTCCAAGGTGCCGTACATGTACCTGGCCGGCGACAACGCCCGCTGCGACAAAGACGGTTACTACTGGATCATGGGCCGCATTGACGACGTGCTGAACGTGGCGGGCCACCGGCTCAGCACCATCGAAATCGAAAGCGCCCTGGTCAGCCACCCGGCCGTTGCCGAAGCCGCCGCCGTGGGCCGCCCCCACGAACTGAAAGGGGACGCCGTGGCCGTGTTCGTTGTTCTCAAAACCGGCGAAGCCAGCGAAAATCTCCGCAACGAACTCAAGCAGCATGTCCGCAAAGAAATTGGCTCGCTGGCCGTGCCCGACGATGTGCGCTTCACCGCCACGCTGCCGAAAACTCGCAGCGGCAAAATCATGCGCCGCCTGCTCCGCGACATCGCCGCCGGCAAAGAAACCGTCGGCGACACCACCACGCTGGAAGATTATTCCGTCCTGGCCAAACTGCGGGGAAATGAGGAGTAA